The Desulfonatronovibrio magnus sequence GTTTGCGCATCTGCTTTTTTTGACTCTTTTCTGCCTTCAGGTCCAAGCGTTTCTTATGAGCAGCTTTGGAAGGCCGGGTAGGCTTGCGTTTTTTCTGTTCCCTGGTCACGCTCAGGATTAAATCCTTAAGCCGGTTCATGGCTTCTTCTTTGTTTTTTTCCTGTGACCGGAACCTGCCGGACTTGATAACCACCACGCCATCCCTGGTAATACGCCTGTCATTTAAGCCCAGCAGCCTGTCTTTATAGTTATCCGGCAGAGATGAACTCTTGATTTCAAAGAAAAGCTGTACAGCTGTTGATACCTTGTTCACATTCTGCCCGCCCGGACCTGATGCCCGCACAGCCTGAAAATCTATTTCACAGTCTGGTATAAATACGGTTTCGGTTATCTGCATTTTAAGTACTGCTTGTTTTGCATGCCTTTCATGTATCAGGCTATTTTTCTTACTTATCTGTTCAGCACTTTTTGCATGTGGCTCGGCTTCCTGCCCAAAGACATACAGCCCGGAGGAGGACTGACTCTTCCAGAACCCACTTGTCTTGAACAGGGAGATATTCTAAGCTCACAATGCTGCTAAATTTAGTCCCGGGATGCCTAACCTGGTTTGTCTAATAGCACTAAGCAGATACATTTTTACAAAAAAAAGTACCAGCCTGGCAAGAATCAAGTAACTTCAAGCTGGACGTCCATTGGCGAGAGATATTAACTATGATCCAGGTCTCAGGCTCAAAGCCCTGCCAACTGGAGCAAGATATATGACAAACTCGTCTTGACCATCAAGACCCAGCAGGTCATCCATGGCCTCCTGGTCATAGGCTGCCACAGCGCATGTGCCTGCTCCCATGGCTTCACAGGCCAGATAGAGATTTTGACAGACATGGCCGACATCCATAAGGATCACCCTGTATGCCGTGGGGCCATAGCGCCACTCCATACGATAGGGGATACAGGACCAAATAAATGTAGCAGCTCCGCTGCCGACAAATCTCTGTCCAAAAGCAGCCTCGGCAAGCAAAAGCTCTGCATCGGGAATATCCTTTATGAAAAGAAGCTCATGACTTAAAGGAAGAAACCTGTATAGACCTGGATCAAGGCATTTAATATTCAAAACTGCAACATACGTTTCAAAACTGTGCCTGGCACCTGCCGAAGGCACAGTCCTGAAAGCTGTCCCAAGACCAGCCCTTTTACGTACTCCCTGTGTTGCCCAAAGCAAAAAAGAAAGCTCCGCAAAATCAAGAGGTTCCCTTGAGTAGTTTCTCCTGCTTTTGCGCTTGCCCACTAACTGATATAAGCCTGCACTGTTAATATGTTCTGTCCAGCTCTCCGGACCGTCCAGCTTGATTCTCAGAACTTCAGGATCGAAAGGCTTCTCAATTGGAGGAGCTGGAATTCCTCTGTTCTGATCGGTCATGGAAAAATCAGTTCTCTTACGCAGTGAATCTTTCAGGAACTCGCGGTTTGCCATGTAGCTTTCTTTAGTCATGCTTTTCTCCTGTGCCGGTTAATCCGGCTGACTAATGATTATCTGCCTGTAATCAAGGTGACTATTCCCCTGCTTTGAACAGGCCAGCCATTTCAGGCAGATTTATCTTTGGGCATGAGCTTTTCAGGTAGCATATCTCACATCCATCTCTATAAGGATAAAATGTCAAGGTGGAATATTTGTAATTCATGGCCCCATCCTCATAAAGTTCTAACCCGATTTTTCTCAAGGACTTAGTAAGCACAGTCCCCGGCTTAGGCACTGGAGCACATTGGTTTTCCTTTATTTCAGGAAGCAGCTCTCTCAAGACTCCGATAATCATGGTCTGAACAAGGGCCTGCAACTTAAATCCTTTGGACGGCGACTGGTCCCATAAAGCCTCAAGTTCATCCTCAACATCCCTGCCCATATATACGAGGATATAACCTCTTTTCCTTCCCAGAGTAAAGATCTTCAGGTCTGGGCGCCACCTGTTCCAGTACTCTATCATTTCCGCTGTCTCTCTGCCCTCCAACCCCCTGACCTGGGCAAGACCCATAAAAATTTCCAGATCAAAAGGAATTTTTATATCCACTTCTTTAGCATCCAGTATCTTCACTCTGCGCTCCCTGTTATTATCCTTTACGGTTTGTTATAAAGTTATATTGTCGAGCCTGTACCCGCAACCCTGTTGTTTGTCATCAGTTATGTAGTATATGTTGCAAGCTCCTCACCCGGGCGGACCGGGACCTAACTTGTGAGTAACTGTCTTTAAAGTGGAGCCTGCATCCTGCAGGCTATTTAATTCCAGGCGGCTGGAAGCCGCCTCCACCTTGAAGAACAGTCCCATATTTGGAAATTGGGACCGAACCTGTGAGTAACTTGTACCCTCGTTCCCAGGCTCCAGCCTGGGGACGTTTAGTTCTTGCGGCTCCAGCCGCTTCTTTGAAATGTGGCTTAAGCCACAAAAAAAGAGGTAATAGCCTTAACGCGTTTGAGATTGCCGCGCTCGAAGACTCGCTCGCAATGACACCTAAACTGTCAGGGATGTAGTTGCTCAAAACCTGTCACCCACGAGGGAGCCTAAGCGACCGAAGCAATCTGTATGGTAAAGCCGTAATGCTTTGAATTTATTACATATACGTTTGTAGTTACTTAGAGGTTTTTTGGAGAGTGTTTAGCCATTTTCAAGAAAAGCAGGGGGCTTGGTCTTCTGTGTTTACAACCTGCTGACAATTTATTTGATCATTGTTTTATTCGGCAGTCAAATCAGATTATGCTTCCAAATAATATAAAACACACAAGGATTAGTTAACGCTTAAACTTAAGCACACAAATTGCTACTTGCCCTTCAGCGCCTTCTGATACTATAATGTTCTTGCATCTACCTCAATACTAAGGGAAGTTTATGAAAAAACACAATATGAACATCAATGATGAGCTCAAGGATATAGACCGCAAACTTGCTTCACTCATAGCCAAAAGATCAGGAATAATCGGCAGATTAACCCGCATTAGACAGCAAAATCACAAAAGTTTCTCTGACCCTGAACTGGAAAAGGAACTATGGGGGATATGGAAAGATTCATTGAAAAGATCCAACCAGAGCATTCTACGCCGCATGTTCACCATGCTCAACAGCTTAGCATACTCCATGGCCGAAAAAGGGTCATCTGACAAACCCTTTTGTCTCTATCCCACAGGCAGGCCTGTCAGCCTTAACCTGCCAGCTCCCGGTTCGGTTGATCAAACTCATTACACAGCCTTTCTCTTCGCCATATGCACTGACAAAACTGAACTTGCCGGCTTCACCATCAATGATAATATAATTGAACTGATTAAAATCGCTAATGAGTGCGGTGGAGGTCTTAACTGGAATGATAATTTGCTGACCAGTCAGGACGATCATGTCTTAGATATGGACAACCGCAACTTATTCATCAATCACAGTCTTTTCAATTTTTATCTTTTTCTTTGTCTGGCCCTGGGTGCACCTAATCGCATCAAGTTCAACAGCTCAGCCCGGTTAAAGGTTGTAGATCTCAAATGGCTCCAGGACTTTTTACCACAGTTGGGAGCCAGGCTTAACTCCATTGAACCTGGCAGCTTTTCACTGCCTGCAAGACTGGAAACCGGCGCAGTTATTCCTGCAGAGCTGTACATTCCGGCGTCCATCCATGCGGACTTTGTCAAGGCTCTTTTATTGGCAGCCTTTACGTATGAAAAACCAATAACATTCAATTATTCTGCATTTATGGATAATGAGTTCAACTCCCTTTTTTCTGTTCTCAGTCAGGCAGGAGTTGTACTTGAACATCATAATGACCGAATCGTAATACATCCTTCCAAGCCAAAGCCCCAAAACATCGCCATCCCGGCAGATCCGCTACTTTCCGGTTTTCTGCTTGCCATGGCAGGACTAAGCAAAGGCAGGGTTGAACTTCAGGGAGTTTGGCCTGCCAATTGCCCGCAGGCTGACAAGGTTTTACAGATTCTTAAAGTATGTGGTGTACAAGTGCACATCCATGGCCAAAGCATCAGCGCGCAGGTTGGCTCTCTGGATCCAAACTACTTTTTTGATTTCACCTCTTTCTCAGAACAGTTACCGCTGGCTTTGCCCCTGGCTCTTGCCTCTGTGAGAGACAGGCAGGCTGATATGCTGGTGCCCCCCAGTTCTCCACAACTGGAGATTTTTGCTGACATCTTAGACAATGTTGGTTATGCTCATGAAGTTGATTACGTAAAAGGAAGACTCAAAATATACCCGAGAAACAAAAACAGCACCAAAGACCAGCCCTGGAACAGCCCTGATCCATATTGGACTCTGGGATACTGCCTTCTGTCTTTCAAAGATAAAGGTATCTGCCTTGCCAATCCAGGCATAATCACCTCCATCTGGCCTGGTTTCTGGAAAATATTTACCAATCTTTCCGGGGTTGACAAATCAAACAGTAAAAACACGGGAGATGCGCCTAATGTCCCAAAGGCCCCAGTCCGAAGAAAAATCGTTGACTGAGCAGATTCAGTCGCTGAATATTCAAATGGAGGAGTTTCTGGCCCAAAAAAAAGCTTGTCAGCAAAAAGTAAAAGAGCTCATGGCTGCCGAGGATCCCTCCAGAAAGATTTTTCATCACCAGGAAATATTCAACCTGAAGCAGGACAGTCTGCGCCTTGAAGTGGAGGTGGAGTTCTGCCGTAAAAAAATCAACAGACTCAACCTCGGATATGAATCATAATATTTATTCTGATATGATTTATCGTGATTTGCCACAGCTCATTGATGCTGCCCGAGGAGATATTCCAGCCGATCTTGTTCTGACCAATGTTCAACTTGTCAACACCCTGGCCGGTTTGGTGGAAAAAACAAGTGTTGCAGTAAAAGATGGGTTTGTTATTGGCCTTGGTGACTACGAAGCCCAGCAGGTTCATGATTGCAACAACGCTTTTCTCTGCCCCGGGTTCATTGAGTCACACATCCACATTGAATCCACACTTCTTGCTCCTCCGGAGTTTGCAAAAGCTGTGGCGCAGAGAGGAACATGCACTGTTGTTTGTGACCCGCATGAAATTGCTAATGTCATGGGCACAAGGGGTATCGAATACTTTTTACAATCATCCAGCCAATTGCCCATTTCCATCTTTCTGACATTACCATCATGCGTACCTGCCACACACCTTGAAAATGCAGGTGCATTGCTGGATCACCAGGAACTCCAGGATCTCCTGGAAAAATACTCCCATAGATTTGCCGGGCTTGGTGAAATGATGAATTTTCCAGGTGTAGTTTACAAAGACCCCCAAGTGCTGGCCAAGCTTGAAATGGCCGCTAACATACCCATCGATGGTCATGCTCCCGGGCTCTCAGGTTTACCCCTTAACGCATACATTTTGGCTGGTCCTGGCAGTGATCATGAGTGCACTACTTTAAAAGAAGCCCGAGAAAAGCTCAGCAAGGGCATGTTTATCATGATCAGGGAAGGTTCTTCAGCTA is a genomic window containing:
- a CDS encoding SagB/ThcOx family dehydrogenase → MTKESYMANREFLKDSLRKRTDFSMTDQNRGIPAPPIEKPFDPEVLRIKLDGPESWTEHINSAGLYQLVGKRKSRRNYSREPLDFAELSFLLWATQGVRKRAGLGTAFRTVPSAGARHSFETYVAVLNIKCLDPGLYRFLPLSHELLFIKDIPDAELLLAEAAFGQRFVGSGAATFIWSCIPYRMEWRYGPTAYRVILMDVGHVCQNLYLACEAMGAGTCAVAAYDQEAMDDLLGLDGQDEFVIYLAPVGRALSLRPGS
- the arfB gene encoding alternative ribosome rescue aminoacyl-tRNA hydrolase ArfB, translating into MQITETVFIPDCEIDFQAVRASGPGGQNVNKVSTAVQLFFEIKSSSLPDNYKDRLLGLNDRRITRDGVVVIKSGRFRSQEKNKEEAMNRLKDLILSVTREQKKRKPTRPSKAAHKKRLDLKAEKSQKKQMRKPVEPD